The proteins below come from a single Argentina anserina chromosome 1, drPotAnse1.1, whole genome shotgun sequence genomic window:
- the LOC126792166 gene encoding U-box domain-containing protein 28, translating into MGRDDLYITVPSFFRCPISLDVMKSPVSLCTGVTYDRASIQRWLDDGNNTCPATMQVLPSKDFVPNRTLHRLIQIWSDSVHLRRAGLESDNTGNSTAAAKEKVVELIQQMDRRSSSVESLAKIVRFAEKSEENRKFLMKSGGLLPLLLEALGSGNAGDGGNSIRILEQIVRIIHLLIDEIQESDDMMRLMLRKSSAGGGDCLCSLLVVLQQGSSESRIASARVLESIAVSAESKLLIAEREGVLPELLKLTSPEKDSSLIEAGLSCLIAVSVPKLVKVKLVHLGAVKSLSKLLSDSNSTTSTIEKVLKLLEMVSSVKEGRAKICEAKEEGGDCCVSAIVQRLLKVSSSATEHAVTILWSVCYLFKERSAQEAVMKANGLTKILLLMQSNCSPCVRQMSADLLKNFRVNSKSAIMCYDTKTTHIMPF; encoded by the coding sequence ATGGGGAGGGACGATCTCTACATCACAGTGCCGAGCTTCTTCCGGTGCCCGATCTCACTCGACGTCATGAAGTCTCCGGTCAGCCTCTGCACCGGCGTGACTTACGACCGCGCCAGCATTCAGCGGTGGCTCGACGACGGCAACAACACTTGCCCCGCCACCATGCAAGTCCTTCCCTCTAAAGACTTCGTCCCCAACCGCACGCTCCACCGCCTTATTCAGATCTGGTCTGACTCGGTCCATCTCCGGCGGGCGGGATTGGAGAGTGACAACACTGGCAACTCGACCGCGGCGGCGAAGGAGAAGGTGGTGGAGCTGATCCAGCAGATGGACCGGCGCAGCTCGTCGGTGGAATCGCTGGCGAAGATTGTGCGGTTCGCGGAGAAGTCGGAGGAGAACCGGAAGTTTCTAATGAAAAGCGGCGGGTTATTGCCGCTGCTTTTGGAGGCGCTCGGCAGCGGTAATGCCGGCGACGGCGGTAACAGCATTCGCATTCTCGAGCAAATTGTTAGGATTATTCATCTGTTGATCGACGAAATTCAAGAGAGTGATGATATGATGAGACTGATGTTGAGGAAGAGTAGCGCCGGCGGTGGAGATTGCTTGTGTTCTCTGCTCGTTGTTCTGCAACAGGGAAGCTCGGAGTCTCGGATCGCCTCGGCTAGAGTTCTGGAATCAATCGCCGTGAGCGCAGAGTCCAAGCTTCTGATTGCCGAGCGGGAAGGAGTGTTGCCGGAATTGCTGAAATTAACGAGTCCGGAAAAAGACTCCAGCTTAATCGAAGCTGGATTGTCTTGCTTGATCGCTGTCTCGGTGCCGAAACTCGTCAAGGTGAAGCTGGTGCATCTCGGAGCCGTCAAGTCATTGTCCAAATTATTGTCCGACTCAAACTCCACGACGTCGACGATCGAGAAGGTTCTGAAGCTGCTCGAAATGGTTTCTTCGGTGAAGGAAGGAAGGGCTAAGATTTGCGAGGCGAAGGAGGAAGGAGGCGACTGCTGCGTGTCTGCGATCGTGCAGAGACTGCTGAAGGTGTCGAGCTCGGCGACGGAGCACGCGGTGACGATTCTGTGGAGCGTGTGTTACTTGTTCAAGGAGCGATCGGCGCAGGAGGCGGTGATGAAGGCCAATGGGTTGACGAAGATTCTGCTATTAATGCAGAGCAATTGCTCGCCGTGTGTCCGGCAAATGTCCGCCGATTTGCTTAAGAATTTCCGGGTGAATTCCAAGTCCGCCATTATGTGTTATGATACCAAGACTACTCATATTATGCCCTTTTGA
- the LOC126794888 gene encoding uncharacterized protein LOC126794888, whose protein sequence is MLSADEGEKDLFFDSAEYLSSEESVVVEEELELELEYEIWVNEPPSVKERRDSFLRQMGLAESGSAMFGSVEVEREVATSLEMMGLERFSERSGDASSSCSSSSTHIEEYSGFESRGGENQANFMYEEFDRGLQDKSNLVSILESVQVSTSGSDCSQRETCFKRDTEATEEECESAKQSRKKKRSWWKQFINKGKRRRDKVFSEVSKPDTEVSKENKMMVKHNSKRYMEFAALCTGQEIQAHNGYIWTMKFSPDGQYLATGGEDGVVRIWRVTSDASNYLMAQGNLDRKLKKIKSGCRVIFPDNSFRIEESPLQEFFGHTCDVLDLAWSNSNHLISSSMDKTVRLWEVGCSQCLNVFHHKDYVTCVQFNPLDDNYFISGSIDGKVRVWGLSEMRVVDWADVRDVITAICYQPDGKGFAVGSLAGTCRFYEESAKEALQLVAQIHIRSRRKTSSNKITGIQFSQENPRRVMITSEDSKVRVFDGVDLVKKYRGLQKSGSQMSASFTSSGKRIISVGEDSHIYLWDYDSSCLPSSKQTKSVRSCEHFYCEGVSVAIPWSGMGTEQKKLEDASPRYCSQTQGRLEATPSSRDSERFLLGNWFFLDGPCRGSATWPEENLPHWDLPVEGDKDNHWQHEDHQRHSHDNKAHNHLTKSDTWGLVIVTAGWDGKIRTFHNYGLPVSL, encoded by the exons ATGCTGAGTGCTGATGAAGGTGAGAAGGATTTGTTCTTTGATTCCGCAGAGTATTTGTCATCTGAAGAGTCAGTGGTAGTAGAAGAGGAGCTGGAGTTGGAGTTGGAGTATGAGATTTGGGTGAATGAGCCGCCCAGTGTGAAGGAACGACGAGACAGTTTTCTACGGCAGATGGGTTTAGCTGAATCTGGTTCTGCAATGTTTGGTTCTGTGGAGGTGGAAAGGGAGGTAGCCACCTCATTGGAGATGATGGGATTGGAGAGGTTTTCGGAGCGTAGTGGAGATGCCTCAAGCTCTTGCAGCTCCTCATCTACTCACATTGAGGAATATTCGGGTTTTGAAAGCAGGGGTGGAGAGAATCAAGCAAATTTCATGTATGAAGAATTTGACAGAGGCCTGCAGGACAAGTCAAATTTAGTATCAATTCTGGAGTCAGTACAAGTTTCTACTTCCGGTAGTGATTGTTCTCAGAGGGAAACTTGTTTTAAAAGAGATACTGAGGCTACTGAGGAAGAATGCGAGAGTGCAAAGCAAAGCCgtaagaagaagagaagttgGTGGAAACAATTTATAAACAAGGGCAAGAGGAGACGAGATAAAGTTTTCTCAGAGGTATCAAAACCTGATACTGAAGTAtccaaagaaaacaaaatgatgGTTAAACATAATAGTAAGAGGTACATGGAGTTTGCTGCACTTTGCACCGGGCAAGAAATTCAGGCTCACAATGGGTATATTTGGACCATGAAGTTTAGTCCTGATGGTCAATACCTTGCAACTGGTGGTGAGGATGGGGTTGTACGCATTTGGCGTGTTACATCAGATGCCTCTAATTACCTGATGGCTCAAGGCAATTTAGAtagaaaacttaaaaaaatcaagtccggATGTCGAGTTATTTTTCCTGACAATAGTTTTCGAATTGAAGAGTCACCGCTCCAAGAGTTTTTCGGCCACACCTGTGATGTATTAGACCTGGCTTGGTCAAATTCAAAC CATCTCATTTCTTCGTCTATGGATAAAACTGTTCGACTGTGGGAAGTTGGTTGCAGTCAGTGCCTAAATGTTTTCCATCACAAAGACTATG TGACATGCGTTCAGTTCAATCCTCTTGATGACAATTACTTCATTAGTGGATCCATAGATGGAAAGGTTCGGGTTTGGGGACTTTCTGAGATGCGAGTTGTTGACTGGGCTGATGTGCGAGATGTTATAACAGCTATTTGTTATCAACCAGATGGGAAG GGTTTTGCAGTTGGTTCCCTTGCTGGCACTTGCCGCTTCTATGAAGAATCAG CAAAAGAAGCACTTCAGCTTGTTGCACAGATTCATATTCGTTCTAGAAGGAAGACCTCCAGCAACAAAATCACTGGCATTCAG TTTTCCCAGGAAAACCCACGAAGAGTTATGATAACATCAGAAGACTCAAAAGTCCGTGTGTTCGATGGGGTAGATCTCGTTAAGAAATACAGAG GTCTTCAAAAGTCGGGAAGTCAAATGTCAGCATCTTTCACATCGAGTGGGAAACGTATTATCTCAGTTGGAGAGGACTCACACATTTATTTATGGGACTATGACAGCTCTTGTCTTCCATCATCCAAGCAAACCAAATCAGTTCGATCCTGCGAACATTTCTATTGTGAAGGCGTGTCTGTCGCAATCCCTTGGTCAGGCATGGGAACAGAACAGAAGAAATTAGAAGATGCTAGTCCACGATATTGTTCACAAACACAAGGCAGACTAGAGGCTACTCCGAGCAGTAGAGATTCAGAACGCTTTTTGCTTGGGAATTGGTTTTTCCTGGATGGACCCTGCAGGGGTTCTGCAACTTGGCCAGAGGAGAACCTTCCTCATTGGGATTTACCAGTTGAAGGGGATAAAGATAATCACTGGCAACACGAAGACCATCAACGCCATTCCCACGACAATAAAGCTCACAACCACTTGACGAAATCAGATACATGGGGGCTTGTCATTGTAACTGCTGGATGGGATGGGAAAATCAGGACATTCCATAACTATGGATTGCCGGTCAGTTTGTAA
- the LOC126802572 gene encoding protein DYAD-like: MKKYMLQKQNAECGSSESTLQTLAVCSSLEAIEHIGVGCFYELDHSKLPPQAPELLKSTRIVMVSKKALYKVSVRFPSIDSLQAFLSENGRVVKNQLPAMDEKHYLEPEAAAEVLYRRVTAEEVAERRKVWSFWAVVTRCQSLVRSPVKKARPEISFSGLVQWGTRKRVRFVSPTPVQVPASSEEKSENEEEVEEEEDEEEEKDRRSERRTQPVKAQKKPKRPRREEQSKQIVVCNSEKRMVKANVTRWSAGRYKLAEESMLKVLKERGATAGKPVKRAVLRNEARKSIGDTGLLDHLLKHMAGRVAPGGAERFRRRHNSDGAMEYWLENADLVKIRKEAGVQDPYWTPPQGWKPGDDPKQDPICATMFKELWDEIANLKKREKESRQPEQDSALVTFTSNSMATSTDWDQAYSSVTQLKDKYTHLAITKSKLEEQMQRVSQTLSGMEEEIMALKSTMETPAGALMYYSEAADVPQLTDNERGIKEDRATKLERLRSGFRICRPQGTFLWPNMNMSMSQHQIDPSAVPTTPSVTSSTKPAPQLDLVLIQSPHEPTPSSSSGSLIKPFAERRPVNTSTLLCNVTVPPSLPPAFTRAPSGIKKTTSLSQSGKTLQINLNEVPGDAQHNESTAVSRTLTYQRRCQLRKARKENNGGTRKDNNMSLRGHSDSEQRHEYHQPTW, encoded by the exons atgaagaagtacATGCTGCAGAAGCAAAATGCAGAATGCGGCAGCAGCGAAAGCACTCTGCAAACTCTCGCCGTTTGTTCATCCCTAG AGGCTATAGAGCACATAGGAGTTGGCTGCTTCTATGAGCTCGACCACTCCAAGCTTCCTCCCCAAGCTCCGGAGCTTCTCAAGTCCACCCGAATCGTCATG GTGAGCAAGAAGGCGCTGTACAAAGTCTCGGTGAGGTTTCCGAGCATTGATTCTCTGCAAGCTTTTCTGAGCGAGAACGGGCGTGTTGTAAAGAATCAGCTTCCGGCGATGGACGAGAAGCACTATTTGGAGCCggaggcggcggcggaggtTTTGTATCGGCGGGTGACGGCGGAGGAAGTAGCGGAGAGGAGGAAGGTGTGGAGTTTTTGGGCGGTGGTTACGCGGTGTCAGAGTCTTGTGAGGAGTCCGGTGAAGAAGGCGAGGCCGGAGATTAGTTTCAGCGGTTTGGTCCAGTGGGGGACGAGAAAGCGCGTTCGGTTCGTCAGTCCGACTCCGGTTCAGGTTCCGGCGAGCTCTGAAGAGAAGAGTGAGAATGAGGAGGaggtggaagaagaagaagatgaagaagaggagaaggaTCGGAGGAGTGAGAGAAGGACGCAGCCGGTTAAGGCCCAGAAGAAGCCGAAAAGGCCCAGACGTGAAGAACAGAGCAAGCAAATCGTGGTGTGCAATAGTGAGAAGAGAATGGTGAAAGCTAATGTGACTAGATGGTCTGCTGGGAG GTACAAATTGGCTGAGGAGAGCATGTTGAAGGTGCTGAAGGAAAGAGGGGCTACTGCTGGGAAGCCAGTGAAGAGGGCGGTTCTGAGAAATGAGGCGCGGAAGTCCATCGGCGACACGGGTTTGCTGGACCATTTGCTGAAGCATATGGCAGGGAGAGTGGCACCAGGTGGGGCTGAGAGGTTTCGGAGGCGGCACAACTCTGATGGAGCAATGGAGTATTGGCTTGAGAATGCTGACTTGGTTAAGATAAGGAAGGAGGCTGGGGTTCAAGACCCTTATTGGACTCCACCTCAGGGGTGGAAGCCTGGTGATGATCCCAAGCAAGACCCGATTTGTGCAACGATGTTTAAGGAGCTGTGGGATGAAATAGCTAATTTGAAGAAGAGGGAGAAGGAATCCAGGCAGCCGGAGCAGGATTCAGCTTTGGTGACCTTCACCTCAAACTCTATGGCGACAAGTACGGATTGGGACCAAGCTTACAGCTCAGTTACTCAGCTAAAG GACAAATATACACATCTGGCTATCACAAAGTCCAAGTTAGAAGAACAAATGCAGCGAGTTTCTCAAACTTTGTCTGGAATGGAG GAAGAAATTATGGCACTAAAATCAACCATGGAAACACCAGCAGGAGCACTTATGTACTACTCAGAAGCAGCTGATGTGCCACAACTGACTGACAATGAAAGAGGGATAAAAGAGGACAGAGCAACAAAGCTAGAGAGACTGAGGAGTGGCTTCAGGATCTGCAGGCCACAGGGGACATTTCTGTGGCCAAACATGAACATGTCTATGTCTCAACACCAGATTGACCCATCCGCAGTCCCAACCACACCCTCTGTTACCTCTTCCACAAAACCAGCCCCCCAACTAGACCTAGTCCTTATTCAATCTCCACATGAACCCACTCCAAGCTCAAGCTCAGGCTCCCTCATTAAGCCATTTGCAGAGAGACGCCCGGTCAACACATCTACTCTATTATGCAATGTGACTGTCCCACCCTCTTTACCTCCTGCATTTACTCGAGCACCGTCTGGGATTAAGAAGACTACCTCCCTTTCCCAGAGCGGCAAGACCCTTCAAATTAACCTCAATGAAGTGCCTGGTGATGCCCaacacaatgaatctactgcAGTTTCTAGGACACTCACCTACCAAAGAAGATGTCAACTG AGGAAGGCGAGGAAAGAGAACAATGGAGGTACAAGGAAGGATAATAATATGAGCTTGAGAGGACACTCCGATTCTGAGCAGCGACATGAGTATCATCAGCCAACGTGGTAG
- the LOC126794827 gene encoding uridylate kinase PUMPKIN, chloroplastic, with amino-acid sequence MAAASSFAPLLSLNAVSSSSSSSSSSSSFLFPLSSLKPRRHGLVVRNQRLMVSCSSSDSDSGSDSLNGNGRHTQMSSMAPFEVTMNEAGLSRPPYKWRRVLLKVSGEALAGDHTQNIDPKVTMEIAREVASVTRLGIEVAIVVGGGNIFRGASWTGSSGLDRSSADYIGMLATVMNSIFLQATMESIGIPTRVQTAFRMSEVAEPYIRRRAVRHLEKGRVVIFAAGTGNPFFTTDTAAALRGAEINAEVVLKATNVDGVYDEDPRCNPNARLLDTLTYQEVTSKDLSVMDMTAITLCQENKIPVVVFNLSKPGNISKAIKGEKVGTLIGAAWNSTVAPRT; translated from the exons ATGGCAGCCGCCTCTTCCTTTGCTCCGCTTTTGTCTCTCAACGCcgtctcttcctcttcttcttcttcttcttcttcttcttcgtttcTATTTCCTCTGAGCTCTCTGAAGCCCCGGAGACACGGTTTGGTTGTGAGGAATCAGCGCTTGATGGTTAGCTGCTCGTCTTCTGATTCTGATTCCGGCTCCGACTCGCTCAATGGAAATGGAAG ACATACCCAAATGTCGTCTATGGCTCCCTTTGAGGTGACAATGAATGAAGCTGGGTTGTCCAGACCACCTTATAAATGGAGAAGGGTCTTGCTTAAAGTAAGTGGGGAAGCACTTGCTGGAGATCACACACAGAATATTGACCCGAAG GTAACGATGGAAATTGCAAGGGAGGTTGCATCTGTGACTCGCCTCGGCATTGAG GTTGCCATTGTTGTTGGTGGGGGAAATATATTCCGTGGAGCTTCCTGGACTGGAAGTAGTGGTCTTGACCGTTCATCCGCTGATTACATTGG GATGTTGGCTACtgtaatgaattcaatatttcTTCAAGCCACAATGGAGAGTATTGGTATCCCTACTCGAGTGCAGACTGCATTTCGGATGTCTGAGGTTGCAGAACCTTATATACGTCGAAGGGCTGTGAGGCATCTGGAAAAGGGCAGGGTAGTGATTTTTGCAGCAGGAACTGGAAATCCATTCTTTACAACAGATACTGCTGCAGCACTACGTGGTGCTGAAA TCAATGCAGAGGTGGTGCTGAAAGCTACAAATGTTGATGGAGTTTACGATGAGGATCCTAGGTGTAACCCCAATGCCCGTCTTCTTGATACTCTTACATATCAGGAGGTGACATCAAAAGATCTTTCAGTGATGGACATGACTGCCATTACTTTATGTCAGGAGAACAAAATTCCTG TTGTTGTGTTTAATCTAAGCAAACCGGGTAATATCTCAAAAGCCATAAAGGGGGAGAAGGTCGGCACTTTAATAGGGGCAGCATGGAATTCTACAGTGGCACCACGAACATGA